From a single Sphaeramia orbicularis chromosome 4, fSphaOr1.1, whole genome shotgun sequence genomic region:
- the slc34a2b gene encoding LOW QUALITY PROTEIN: solute carrier family 34 member 2b (The sequence of the model RefSeq protein was modified relative to this genomic sequence to represent the inferred CDS: inserted 6 bases in 5 codons), giving the protein MAPRPEVGSDSSPSLSMFLPFGYFRFLKRLDLVTEDPEDNPWDLPELKDTGVKWSDLDTKERLXRVLTGIVKLILLLGLLYXFICSLDVLSSAFQLVGGKAAGDIFQDNVVLSNPVAGLVIGVLVTVLVQSSSTXSSIVVSMVSSGLLDVQTAVPIIMGANIGTSVTNTIVAMMQAGDRNEFRRAFAGATVHDFFNWLSVLVLLPLEVATGVLYKLTRLVIDSFNIQTGEDAPDLLNVITDPLTDSIVQLDKSVITGIATGDPEARNKSLIKVWCKKKDNTTFWNETVTNCPHGVLCWVEGNETWAQLNETWTENLEKCKHIFANVNLPDLAVGLILLGLSLLVLCTCLILIVKLLNSMLKGQVAVVIKKVINTDFPFPFGWVTGYIAILVGAGMTFIVQSSSVFTSAITPLVGIGVISLERAYPLTLGSNIGTTTTAILAAMASPGDTLEQSLQIALCHXFFNIMGILLWYPXPFMRVPIRLARGLGNRTSKYRWFAAFYLFLCFLVLPLGVFGLSLAGWKVLVGVGVPIVALIIFVIIINVMQSRCPRFLPEVLHTWDFLPRPLRSMAPWDVAVTAMLGLCSRRCCCCCKCCKCCNKREEEDEKIRKNSKKSLEMYDNPAMSKDEDTKGAIKATHL; this is encoded by the exons ATGGCTCCTCGACCTGAAGTAGGGAGTGATTCCTCCCCCAGTCTTAGTATGTTCTTGCCTTTTGGATACTTTAGATTCCTGAAACGGT TGGACCTGGTGACTGAAGACCCAGAGGACAACCCCTGGGATCTACCAGAGCTTAAAGACACCGGAGTCAAGTGGTCAG atttgGATACAAAGGAAAGATT GAGGGTGCTGACTGGTATTGTGAAGCTCATTCTACTGCTTGGACTCCTCT TGTTTATTTGCTCATTGGATGTTCTGAGTTCTGCTTTCCAGCTAGTCGGAG GCAAAGCTGCTGGTGACATCTTTCAGGACAATGTTGTGTTGTCCAACCCTGTGGCTGGGCTGGTGATCGGGGTGTTAGTCACAGTGTTGGTGCAGAGCTCCAGCA CCTCCTCCATTGTGGTCAGCATGGTGTCCTCTGGAT TGCTTGATGTCCAAACTGCTGTGCCCATTATCATGGGGGCCAACATTGGAACATCTGTCACCAACACTATTGTGGCTATGATGCAGGCAGGAGATAGAAACGAGTTCCGCAG GGCATTTGCTGGAGCGACTGTCCATGACTTCTTTAACTGGCTGTCTGTGCTGGTTCTTCTGCCTCTGGAAGTGGCCACAGGAGTTCTGTACAAACTCACCCGCCTCGTGATCGACTCATTCAACATCCAGACTGGGGAAGACGCACCTGACCTGCTCAACGTCATCACAGACCCACTCACAGACTCCATCGTCCAG CTGGACAAATCAGTCATAACTGGCATTGCCACCGGTGACCCCGAAGCCAGAAACAAGAGCCTGATTAAAGTATGGTGCAAAAAGAAGGATAACACG ACTTTCTGGAATGAAACGGTTACGAATTGCCCTCATGGTGTCCTCTGTTGGGTAGAAGGAAATGAGACCTGGGCCCAGTTGAACGAGACTTGGACTGAGAACCTAGAGAAAT GCAAACACATCTTCGCCAATGTTAATCTCCCAGACTTGGCAGTGGGCCTCATTCTTTTGGGTCTGTCTTTACTCGTCCTCTGCACCTGCCTCATCCTCATCGTCAAGTTGCTCAACTCTATGCTGAAAGGACAGGTGGCTGTAGTCATCAAGAAGGTGATCAACACAG ACTTCCCCTTCCCCTTTGGGTGGGTTACCGGCTACATCGCCATTCTGGTCGGAGCTGGTATGACCTTCATAGTTCAGAGCAGCTCCGTCTTCACCTCGGCAATAACGCCTCTTGTTG GTATCGGTGTCATTAGCCTTGAGAGAGCTTATCCTCTGACACTGGGCTCAAATATTGGCACAACAACCACTGCCATCCTCGCTGCTATGGCTAGTCCTGGTGACACACTAGAACAGTCTCTGCAG ATTGCACTGTGTC TTTTCTTTAACATCATGGGTATCCTACTGTGGTATC ATCCCTTCATGCGGGTGCCCATCAGGTTGGCCCGAGGCCTGGGGAACCGTACGTCCAAATACCGTTGGTTTGCTGCCTTCTACCTCTTCCTGTGCTTCTTGGTGTTGCCCCTCGGCGTCTTCGGCCTGTCGCTGGCCGGCTGGAAGGTTCTGGTGGGCGTTGGCGTGCCCATCGTTGCACTGATCATCTTTGTGATCATTATAAATGTCATGCAGTCCCGCTGCCCACGTTTCCTGCCCGAAGTCCTGCACACATGGGACTTCTTGCCACGGCCGCTGCGCTCCATGGCACCGTGGGACGTGGCGGTGACGGCCATGCTGGGCCTCTGCAGCAGgcgctgttgttgctgctgtaaatgttGCAAATGCTGCAacaaaagagaggaggaggacgaaAAGATTAGGAAGAACAGCAAAAAGAGCCTGGAGATGTACGACAATCCAGCCATGTCTAAAGACGAGGACACAAAGGGTGCCATTAAAGCAACACATCTTTAA